One window of Paroedura picta isolate Pp20150507F chromosome 2, Ppicta_v3.0, whole genome shotgun sequence genomic DNA carries:
- the LOC143830708 gene encoding serine protease inhibitor A3N-like isoform X2: protein MTYLFLLLIGLQFHCYHLQDIQECRIGDDVMSMIINSNADFAFRLYKEMSSTQDFQDSTRAKQQINDYLTTKTSGKTVNIVKDLSEQTSMVLVNYIFFKGDWKLRFHPKLTYEGDFLSYGNTYVKLSMMKKTSSYGYFHDEDLSCTVVRIPYTDNAEAWFILPDEGKLNDVVSSLEKEDLDNWRGSFEYRDIDLRIPKFSISASTDVTDLLQSLGVTNADLSEITRDHDLRFSQAFHEAVLDLHEDHTLLDQPGAGVFRGAQLLIEFNRPFLIVTLDTSTGTILLMGKILNPNEE, encoded by the exons ATGACCTACCTTTTCTTATTATTGATTGGTCTGCAGTTCCACTGTTATCACTTACAAGATATCCAAGAGTGTAGAATTGGGGACGATGTCATGTCCATGATAATCAATTCTAATGCTGATTTTGCATTTCGTTTGTACAAAGAAATGTCCTCCACTCAAG ACTTCCAGGATTCCACAAGAGCAAAACAGCAGATCAATGATTATTTAACAACCAAAACCTCTGGGAAAACAGTCAACATAGTCAAGGACCTCAGTGAACAAACCTCCATGGTCCTTGTGAATTACATTTTCTTCAAAG GTGACTGGAAATTGAGATTCCATCCCAAACTAACATATGAAGGAGATTTTTTGTCATATGGGAACACATATGTTAAATTAAGTATGATGAAGAAAACATCGTCATACGGATATTTCCATGATGAAGATCTGTCTTGCACGGTAGTACGAATACCTTATACAGACAATGCTGAAGCATGGTTCATCCTGCCAGACGAAGGGAAACTAAATGATGTAGTGAGTTCTTTGGAGAAAGAAGATCTGGATAACTGGCGTGGTTCTTTTGAATATAG AGACATTGATTTAAGGATTCCAAAATTTTCTATTTCTGCATCTACTGATGTCACAGACCTGTTGCAGAGTCTCGGTGTGACAAATGCTGATCTGTCTGAGATTACAAGAGATCACGATCTAAGGTTCTCTCAG GCTTTTCATGAAGCTGTGCTAGATCTTCATGAAGATCATACTTTATTGGATCAGCCTGGAGCGGGTGTGTTCCGTGGAGCACAACTTCTCATCGAATTCAATAGACCTTTCTTGATAGTAACTCTTGATACTTCAACAGGAACCATTTTGTTAATGGGGAAAATTCTCAACCCAAACGAAGAATAA
- the LOC143830708 gene encoding serine protease inhibitor A3N-like isoform X1: MTYLFLLLIGLQFHCYHLQDIQECRIGDDVMSMIINSNADFAFRLYKEMSSTQGDKNILFSPLGISVAFAILSLGASSETQRQIYRGLAFDLSQIEGNEIHEGFCDLIYKLNLPREGTQVKTGNALFFEKSLEVGRTFLKNVRNFYYTEDFFTDFQDSTRAKQQINDYLTTKTSGKTVNIVKDLSEQTSMVLVNYIFFKGDWKLRFHPKLTYEGDFLSYGNTYVKLSMMKKTSSYGYFHDEDLSCTVVRIPYTDNAEAWFILPDEGKLNDVVSSLEKEDLDNWRGSFEYRDIDLRIPKFSISASTDVTDLLQSLGVTNADLSEITRDHDLRFSQAFHEAVLDLHEDHTLLDQPGAGVFRGAQLLIEFNRPFLIVTLDTSTGTILLMGKILNPNEE; this comes from the exons ATGACCTACCTTTTCTTATTATTGATTGGTCTGCAGTTCCACTGTTATCACTTACAAGATATCCAAGAGTGTAGAATTGGGGACGATGTCATGTCCATGATAATCAATTCTAATGCTGATTTTGCATTTCGTTTGTACAAAGAAATGTCCTCCACTCAAGGTGACAAAAACATTTTGTTCTCTCCCCTGGGCATCTCTGTAGCCTTTGCCATACTCTCCCTTGGGGCATCATCTGAAACCCAAAGACAGATTTACAGAGGACTAGCCTTTGATCTTTCACAGATTGAGGGCAATGAGATACATGAAGGATTTTGTGATCTTATCTACAAGCTTAACCTTCCAAGAGAGGGAACACAGGTGAAAACAGGGAATGCTTTGTTCTTTGAAAAGTCATTGGAAGTAGGACGTACTTTTCTTAAAAATGTCAGAAACTTCTATTACACAGAAGACTTTTTTACAGACTTCCAGGATTCCACAAGAGCAAAACAGCAGATCAATGATTATTTAACAACCAAAACCTCTGGGAAAACAGTCAACATAGTCAAGGACCTCAGTGAACAAACCTCCATGGTCCTTGTGAATTACATTTTCTTCAAAG GTGACTGGAAATTGAGATTCCATCCCAAACTAACATATGAAGGAGATTTTTTGTCATATGGGAACACATATGTTAAATTAAGTATGATGAAGAAAACATCGTCATACGGATATTTCCATGATGAAGATCTGTCTTGCACGGTAGTACGAATACCTTATACAGACAATGCTGAAGCATGGTTCATCCTGCCAGACGAAGGGAAACTAAATGATGTAGTGAGTTCTTTGGAGAAAGAAGATCTGGATAACTGGCGTGGTTCTTTTGAATATAG AGACATTGATTTAAGGATTCCAAAATTTTCTATTTCTGCATCTACTGATGTCACAGACCTGTTGCAGAGTCTCGGTGTGACAAATGCTGATCTGTCTGAGATTACAAGAGATCACGATCTAAGGTTCTCTCAG GCTTTTCATGAAGCTGTGCTAGATCTTCATGAAGATCATACTTTATTGGATCAGCCTGGAGCGGGTGTGTTCCGTGGAGCACAACTTCTCATCGAATTCAATAGACCTTTCTTGATAGTAACTCTTGATACTTCAACAGGAACCATTTTGTTAATGGGGAAAATTCTCAACCCAAACGAAGAATAA